The segment GCCGTGGTCGAGGTGCCCTGCCACGTGGACGCCAACGGCGCCCGCCCCATCACCGGCGAGCCGCTGCCCGACCACGCCATCGGCCTGGTCACCTCGGTCAAGGCCGTCGAACGGGCGGTCATCCACGCCGCGACCAGCGGGGAACGGTCGGCCGCGCTGCGGGCCTTCGCCCTGCACCCGCTGATCGACTCCGTCAGCGTCGCACAGCGGCTGCTCGACGGTTACACCAAGCACGTGCCCGCCCTTGCCTATCTCCGGGACTGAGTGGACCAGCCATGCATGACGACCGCAAGCAGGTGGAAGCCCGCCTCGAACGAGCACTGGAGCAGCGGATCCGTCCCGCGGTGTACGCCGCGTCGGTGCCGCTGACCCTCACCGCCTGGCACGTCCCCGACGAGCCGGTCCCGGTGGCCGAGGCGCTGGCAGCCGCCTACGGTGACTTCTCCGTCGGCGAGCGCTGGGGACGGCCCTGGTCCACCACCTGGTTCCGCGCCGTCGGCGAGGTCCCCGCCGACTGGGCCGGCAAGCGCGTCGAGGCCGTCTTCGACCTCGGCTTCGTCGGCGACTGGCCCGGCAACCAGGCCGAGGCCCTGGTCTACGACGCCGCCGGGCACCCGGTGAAGGGCATCGAGCCGCAGAACCAGTACGTGCCGGTCGCCAAGGCGGCGGACGGCGGCGAGCGGGTGGAGTTTCTGCTCGAAGCCGCCGCCAACCCCGACATCCTCGCCAAGGGCTTCCTCCCCACCCCCTTCGGCGACAAGCTCACCGCCCCGCCCGAGCCGATCTACACCTTCGGCCGCGCCGACCTCGCGATCCTCGACGAGAACGTCTGGCACCTCGTCCTGGACATCGAGGTGGCCGGCGAGCTGATGCGCGAGCTGGCCATGACCGACGCCCGCCGCCACGAACTGCTGCGCGCCCTGGAGCGGATGCTCGACGTCCTCGACATCGCCGATGTCGCGGGAACCGCCGAGGCGGCCCGCGCCGAACTGGTCGACGTCCTGTCCCGGCCCGCCCACGCCAGCGCCCACACCCTGTCCTCCGTGGGCCACGCCCACATCGACAGCGCCTGGCTCTGGCCCCTGCGCGAGACCGTACGCAAGACCTCCCGCACCTTCTCCAACGTCACGGCCCTGGCCGCCGACTACCCCGACTTCGTCTTCGCCTGCTCCCAGGCCCAGCAGTACGCCTGGGCCAAGGAGCACTACCCCGAGGTGTACCGGCGGATGCAGGACGCCGCCAAGGCCGGCAACTGGGTCCCCGTCGGCGGCATGTGGGTCGAGGCCGACGGCAACCTCCCCGGCGGCGAGGCCCTGGCCCGTCAGCTCGTCCACGGCAAGCGCTTCTTCGCCGACGAGTTCGGCGTCGAGTGCGAGGGCGTCTGGCTGCCGGACTCCTTCGGCTACACCGGCGCGTACCCGCAGCTCGCCAAGCTCGCCGGCATGCACTGGTTCCTCACCCAGAAGATCTCCTGGAACCAGACCAACAAGATGCCCCACCACACCTTCTGGTGGGAGGGCATCGACGGCAGCCGGGTCTTCACCCACTTCCCGCCCGTCGACACCTACAACGCGGTCTTCTCCGGCGAGGAGATGGCCCACGCCTCCCGCAACTACGCGGACAAGGGCGGCGGGCAGCGCTCTCTCGTCCCCTTCGGCCACGGCGACGGCGGTGGCGGCCCCACCCGCGAGATGATGGAGAAGGCCCGCCGCCTGCGGGACCTGGAGGGCTCGCCCAAGGTCGTCATCCAGGACCCCAACCTCTTCTTCCGCGACGCCCAGGCCGAATACCCCGACGCCCCGGTCTGGTCCGGCGAGCTGTATCTGGAGCTCCACCGCGCCACCTACACCAGCCAGGCCCGCACCAAGTCCGGCAACCGCCGCAGCGAACACCTCCTGCGCGAGGCCGAGCTGTGGGCTGCCACGGCCGCCCTCCAGGCAGGTCACCCCTACCCCTACGAGGACCTCGACCGCCTCTGGAAGACGGTGCTGCTGCACCAGTTCCACGACATCCTGCCCGGCAGCTCCATCGCCTGGGTCCACCGCGAGGCCGAAGCCACATACGCCCGGGTGAAGGAGGAGCTGGAGGCCATCATCGGGGCGGCGGCGAAGGCTCTCTCCCGGTCGGGGGTAGGCCGCCCGCCTGAGGCGGAGCGGGCTGGCCCGACCGGGGCCACGGCCGACCCGCACCCCACGGCCTGGGTCCTCAACGCAGGCCCTCGCCCGCGCACGGAAGTGATCGCCGTGCCAGCGGACCTCGCCCCGGCAGGCCAGCCCCTGGCAAACGGCTCCGTCGCCGTCTACGCGACCGTCCCCGCGTCAGGGGCCTCGCCCCTGACCACCGCGCAGCCCCTGCTCACCGTCACCGTCACGGACCGCGTCCTCGACAACGGCCTGGTCCGCGTCACGCTGGACGACGACGGCCTCTTCACCTCCGTACGGGACCTGGAGGCCGACCGCGAGGTCCTCGCCCCCGGCGAGCGCGGCAACCTGCTGCGCCTGCACACGGACCTGCCGAACGAGTGGGACGCCTGGGACATCGACCGGCACTACAAGCGGCAGTACACCGACCTGACCGCAGTGGACGAGATCACGATCGCGGAGAGCGGCCCGCTGCTCGGCGCGATCCGGATCGTCCGGACCTTCGGGGACTCCACCGTCACCCAGATCGTCCGCCTGCGCGCCGGAAGCCACCGGATCGACATCGAGACCGAGATCGACTGGCACGAGACGGAGAAGATCCTCAAGGCGACCTTCCCGCTCGACGTACACGCCGACCGCTCGGCCGCCGAGATCCAGTTCGGCCATGTGTTCCGCCCGACGCACACCAACACCAGCTGGGAGGCGGCCCGTTTCGAGGTCTTCTGCCACCGCTGGGTGCACGTGGCGGAGGCCGGCTACGGCGTGGCGGTCCTCAACGACTCGACGTACGGCCATGACGTCAGCCGCACCGCCCGCCCGGAGGACGGCGGCACCACGACGACCCTGCGCCTCAGCCTCGTGCGGGCCCCCCGCTGCCCCGACCCGGCCGCGGACCAGGGCAGGCACAAGATGACGTACTCGCTGCTGCCGGGCGCGTCCGTCGCGGACGCCGTCGAGGGCGGCTACGCG is part of the Streptomyces sp. NBC_01262 genome and harbors:
- a CDS encoding alpha-mannosidase, with amino-acid sequence MHDDRKQVEARLERALEQRIRPAVYAASVPLTLTAWHVPDEPVPVAEALAAAYGDFSVGERWGRPWSTTWFRAVGEVPADWAGKRVEAVFDLGFVGDWPGNQAEALVYDAAGHPVKGIEPQNQYVPVAKAADGGERVEFLLEAAANPDILAKGFLPTPFGDKLTAPPEPIYTFGRADLAILDENVWHLVLDIEVAGELMRELAMTDARRHELLRALERMLDVLDIADVAGTAEAARAELVDVLSRPAHASAHTLSSVGHAHIDSAWLWPLRETVRKTSRTFSNVTALAADYPDFVFACSQAQQYAWAKEHYPEVYRRMQDAAKAGNWVPVGGMWVEADGNLPGGEALARQLVHGKRFFADEFGVECEGVWLPDSFGYTGAYPQLAKLAGMHWFLTQKISWNQTNKMPHHTFWWEGIDGSRVFTHFPPVDTYNAVFSGEEMAHASRNYADKGGGQRSLVPFGHGDGGGGPTREMMEKARRLRDLEGSPKVVIQDPNLFFRDAQAEYPDAPVWSGELYLELHRATYTSQARTKSGNRRSEHLLREAELWAATAALQAGHPYPYEDLDRLWKTVLLHQFHDILPGSSIAWVHREAEATYARVKEELEAIIGAAAKALSRSGVGRPPEAERAGPTGATADPHPTAWVLNAGPRPRTEVIAVPADLAPAGQPLANGSVAVYATVPASGASPLTTAQPLLTVTVTDRVLDNGLVRVTLDDDGLFTSVRDLEADREVLAPGERGNLLRLHTDLPNEWDAWDIDRHYKRQYTDLTAVDEITIAESGPLLGAIRIVRTFGDSTVTQIVRLRAGSHRIDIETEIDWHETEKILKATFPLDVHADRSAAEIQFGHVFRPTHTNTSWEAARFEVFCHRWVHVAEAGYGVAVLNDSTYGHDVSRTARPEDGGTTTTLRLSLVRAPRCPDPAADQGRHKMTYSLLPGASVADAVEGGYALNLPLRVVDGTAAEPTAPLATLDGQAAAIEAVKLADDRSGDVIVRLYESLGGRAATTLRPGFPVAQARVTDLLERPMADEQPIEPDADGGIAVNLRPFQVLTLRLTPGSPCA